The following DNA comes from Candidatus Tanganyikabacteria bacterium.
AGGTGCCCGGCGAAAGTTTCCGAGCCGGAGATCGCATCAAGGTCTTCCTGGTCGAGGTCCGCGACACGCCGCGCGGCATGCAGCTTTTGTGCTCCCGGGCGCACGCCGGCCTGGTGCGGGAATTGTTCGAGCTAGAAATTCCGGAGATCCTGGACGGCAGCGTCATCATCGAGGCCATCGCCCGCGAGGCCGGTTACCGGACGAAGATTGCCGTGCGCAGCCGCGATCGCGGCATCGACCCGGTAGGCGCCTGCGTGGGTACCCGTGGCGGGCGCATCCAGAGCATCGTGAGCGAGTTGCGCAACGAGAAGATCGACATCATCCGCTACTCGGAGAACGCCGGCGAGTTCATCGCCAACGCCCTGTCCCCGGCGAAGGTCGTCTCGGTCCGCATCGCGGGCGAGCGCGCCGCCAAGGTCGTGGTCCCCGACTCGCAGCTTTCGCTCGCCATCGGTCGCGAGGGCCAGAACGTGCGTCTGGCGGCCCGCCTCACGGGCTTCAAGATCGACATCAAGAGCGAGACCCAGGCGCGCGAACTCGCCGCCGCCGCGAAGCCCGAGGCCGAGCCGGCCATGGCCGGAACCACCAAAGAGTAGTCAGCCCGCCGTGGCGAGGAAGCAGGCGCCGCTGCTCAGGCAGTGCGTGACTTGCCGCGGTTGGGCGCCGAAGCTAGAATTAGTCAGGGTGGCCCGTGGCAGTTCGGGCGACGTAGAGTTAGACTTGAGCGGAAAGCGGCCCGGCAGGGGCGCTTACCTTCACAAATCTGCGACGTGTCTTTCCGAAGCGCTGCGGAGGCGCCACCTGGAGAGGGCTTTGCGGCAGCCGCTCCCGCCTCAGGTGACCGAGGCGATCGCCGCGCTTTCGGCGGAATACCACACGAATGCCCAAGACGGTTCATCAGCTGGCCCAGCAGGCCAACTTGAAGCTAAGGGAGGCCATCACCCTCCTCAATGACCTCGACTGCAAGACGGTCGACGGTCGGCCCGTGAGCGGAAACTTCAACCGCTTGTCGGACGAGGTGGTCGA
Coding sequences within:
- the nusA gene encoding transcription termination/antitermination protein NusA; translation: MQVNIREAFKMLQKEKAIAPDILQESLEAALLAAYRKMPGARENAVARLDLDANEMLILDRREVVAAVSDPANQIDLEQAREIREDAEVGQMLEVDVTPSPAEMGRLAAGAFRQVLQQKTREAERKTIIEQYKGKEGETLIGQVRRIEGKNIVVDFGKVEGVVPAAEQVPGESFRAGDRIKVFLVEVRDTPRGMQLLCSRAHAGLVRELFELEIPEILDGSVIIEAIAREAGYRTKIAVRSRDRGIDPVGACVGTRGGRIQSIVSELRNEKIDIIRYSENAGEFIANALSPAKVVSVRIAGERAAKVVVPDSQLSLAIGREGQNVRLAARLTGFKIDIKSETQARELAAAAKPEAEPAMAGTTKE
- a CDS encoding YlxR family protein: MARKQAPLLRQCVTCRGWAPKLELVRVARGSSGDVELDLSGKRPGRGAYLHKSATCLSEALRRRHLERALRQPLPPQVTEAIAALSAEYHTNAQDGSSAGPAGQLEAKGGHHPPQ